TAAGATATTTTCATATCCTTGTGAGTTGATCAGAGCTAGAATCATATGTACACATATGTATGTTTTTTCAAACATGTAGAAAACTTCCATCCGAAACAATCGAAAATCCCTCCAAAATGGCATTCATTTACTTTTGAAGAATCTAGTTAGCAATACATCCAATAAACCATTTGCAGTTGAAGTTCATTATAGAGACCATATCGTTTGCTTATACGAAGAAAATTGTCTAAGTAGATTGGATAATCATATTACACATGAAACAACAACAAAGCTAATGGGAGAAATCAGGGCATTGTTGAATTAACATGGACTGGTAACTCTTTCTCCGCACGAAATGCTATGCTAATCTTTGAAAAGTGAGAATATCTCGATACCTAGAGACAACAACTAGTTTGGATTCGAAGCACGACTTACACAGATAGTAGCTGCTTTAGGTGAAGCAAATGTTCTTCATTGCTTATGTTGAGCGAGAGACGTAGATTTGTTACAAGTGTCTCCTGCTCCCAGCTTAAAGGACCGGACGCATGTAAAGCTCGCAGAGTGGATCGATATGCACGTAGCTCTAACATATGGACGCTGGCAGCTAACTTGTCTTTAAAGATTGTTTCATGCTCTCTCTCGCCTTCATTTGGGCTAGAAGGCATGACATTAGTAGATTTTCCAGAAGCATTCCTAGAATGCCTTCCTGCACCCCCGAAACAACTTTCTTCGGTTTCGTTACTACTACAGCTAGCAACAGAGCATTCATCGGTCTCTTCAGCAACTCCCATAGGTATTCTAAATAAAGGTGTGGCATGCTCGTCCAGGAAGATCTTATCAGCTTGTAACCCAGTCTTCACAGTTCTTCTAGTTTTACCGGACTTGAGCATGCAATTTTCAAGATTTGAAACTTTAGAGAAAGTAACAACATCAATTTTTCTAGGCGAAGTTCGTCTGCCTTCCATGCTCACCTTCCTTTTCTTGCCAGTACCTATTATCTCAGGATCACAAGCCGCGATGCAGTGGAGTCTGAGGTCCCTCTCTAAAGT
This region of Zingiber officinale cultivar Zhangliang chromosome 9A, Zo_v1.1, whole genome shotgun sequence genomic DNA includes:
- the LOC122018750 gene encoding uncharacterized protein LOC122018750 isoform X1, translating into MSKAMEFKPGDEVEVLRRNEELNVSWFPAIISSVLVNKYSVSYKLFVKPQGKPIAETVDDKDVRPSPPLVPHKQDWTVGDIVEVLDTHSWKVAKIAKILKKGYVVAKIFGSIQLKRFLLYDVRVPQAWQTNHWVNKVENGKHFHCGLMPSNSKHTEKVEDGIHQEACIIQKFNTKHPEAYNGHKFDKRQLCPMPPTTLERDLRLHCIAACDPEIIGTGKKRKVSMEGRRTSPRKIDVVTFSKVSNLENCMLKSGKTRRTVKTGLQADKIFLDEHATPLFRIPMGVAEETDECSVASCSSNETEESCFGGAGRHSRNASGKSTNVMPSSPNEGEREHETIFKDKLAASVHMLELRAYRSTLRALHASGPLSWEQETLVTNLRLSLNISNEEHLLHLKQLLSV